The Cryptococcus gattii WM276 chromosome D, complete sequence region AACTGCTGGGTAGACAGGTCCAGATCGACCATGATCCCCTGCAGTTTCGAGACTGCAAGGTTCTGTCGATCGATGTCTATGTTCGTCAGCGCCAGTGTACGGTGCGATGGGGTACACTTACAGTTGAGAATGTAAAGGATCATGCTTCAAGCTGTCAGCGTACTGTGGTATCCCTTGACACTTTCACGTACATGATAGGCCTGTCACAGCTGTCAGTGTCATAAACCGAACGATTTGTGCAAGCTCACAATACAATCAGATCCATTTTCCTCACAATATTTCTCTCAAGAGCATTACGCTCTTCCTCGCTCATCCCCCAAAGACTTTCAGGAAGGATGGCGATAGCATGATCTTCTTGCTTGACGGCTATATCTTCAATCATTTCATCTTTAAGCTTTTCCTCGTAAGGAGCAGCAATGTCCTGTAAATTGGTACTCATGGCTGCGGCAATCGATTTGAAGTTATGAGATAGGGGGGTAAGGGCATGAGTGTTCTCAAGATTGACGATCCCGTTTATACACCTCTTCAAATTCGGTCGGGTCGGTTCTCTCTGGACATTTCCGAATATACTCGGTCCGTTGCCGGTTGGTTTGCGACGCTAAGCTTAACCCTAACAATATCCGACTGAGCGTCATTCAGTATCAGCTGATTGCACACTATGGAGACCGACGGCAGATTGATAACACGAACGAATCTACCGTTAGCAAGTAACGACTAGTAAGAGTGTTGATCACCTGATTATCTTTGTTACGTAATATAACTCAACCACCCACCGTCCGCGTGTCACGAGGTGATGATATATCTCGGGCGTGCGAACGGAGATACTGTCTCCTTATTTGAACTATCTATCATACTACTTGTCGCTCAAAACCTTATATATACACCAACCCTAGTTATACACGCGGGCAAACTGGCACCACTCACTCTCAACTGGGGTATCATCTCCGGCGACATTTCCACTAACTCTGCCCACCACCTTCCCATCGATCCAGCCTCCCGCAATACCAGGGACGGCAACCACGAAATTGCTGCCGTCGGCTCCCGCTCCGTCCAGTTTGCTTAAATGTTCGTTGACAAACTCAGAAAGCTCTGAGGGGGAATCATGGGCTTGGGGAGTGAAGAATGGTGTTCTCGACGGTGTCAAAGCGAGGATCCGAGGATCACTTAGGAGGAAGTGTACAACGATCCTGTACGTAATCTGGGCTCATCTCATTACGATAAAGCGTATTGATGTACTTGATCTCACAAGTAGGATGTCACAGCCATCTACATAGGGCACCACACATGTCCTTCATCATTGTAACGCCAAACACACTCTGTGGGCAGGTAAACACGTCCTCCTCGAGAAGCCTGTTTGTCTTGAAGTCGAAGAGTTGGACGAGTTGATCAAGATTGTAAAGAGGATGAGCCGTTTCTTTATGGGGTGAGTTATTTGTCTCCTTGTCTCTTTGTCCTCCCTCATCTTTCCCAAAATGTGTGTTGATCAGCAACGACGCAGAGCTGTGTGAACTCGCTTCCAGCTCATCGTTTACGCCGTCAAGGAGGTCATCAAGTCCGGTATTCTCGGTAATCCAGGCATTTTTATGTCGATCTCTCCGTGGACCAAAACTTCGACGGTACGCTCCCTTGTTCCTGTCTAGCAAGCCATAAAAATTACTGACTTGACACCATTTCAGCCTCTCCCGATTCTAGCCGAATGATCAACCCGGCTCTGGGCGGTGGCTCGCTTCTTGACATGTCCGTCCACCCTTCTGTCTGGGCCATGTCCCTTGTCTATCACCATCCTCTCGGTAGACTGGTCGATGTTTATGGATGAGAGTGGGTAGGATTTagagaagggagaggaggaaagaatGTGACGTACCGCAACTCCACCAAATGTGTTTACCGTCGTTTGGGCAGGTGACTTGTTTACgcatcttcctctttgTTTTCCCCCGAGGAGGATGTGCAAGGGAAGAGATTAAGGACGAGTGCAGAAAATGAACAACAGTACGAACAAAAGAACGAATAACGAAACGAATGGAGGAACGAGATACGGATGACTTTTGATGTCGAGGCTCCATTATATATTATATATTACGGGTAATAATAATGCGTTATCTTCGTGTCATATATCATTACGTACACCATGATTAGGCCAACTGTATTTTGTAATCTGCTTTCCCTAATTGAGGCAGTCTAACCCGCTTAGCTAATTTTTCCCATACAAAATAAGGAAACGGAATCAAAATAAGATTAGACGCGACAAAAAATAAGGTTAAGGAATTTATATTTGAAACATACCATTAGTTCTATAAAATTTCGCGGCAGTCATCAATCGTGCGTGGCTAACTTAATATTCCTCAGTTAACGCTCTCTCCAGCGAACTCTAATCCACGGCAAAAACTAACGAGTCTACCATTAGTGATACACCCTATTCTTTTATGATTCTGTCCTTAGTCCAAGATGCATCGCAAGGCAACTGTCGGCGTAGTTCCAGCTGCCAGTGAcaagaggaaaagaggcGAGGAATTATTTTCGGTTTCATAATTAATAATTAGATTCAAGAATTTACAATTATCTACGTATCGTATCGTGTATCCAGGCGAATTTAATCGACAGCCATTGACGATCACCTGGATCTCAAATCGGCTCTTGGTGAGTAATCCCGCAAAAGCACCACGGGACAGTGCATTAATCAAAGCTTTTTGCTCAGTGTCAGTCGCCTTCAGTCATCGGTTTTGATCACGGCTCGGGAACACCAATTTCCGGACCCTCGGCGCCAGCCACGGTGATGTCGCTTTGTCCGGATGAATTTGTGTAAAATTCGTACTGCCTGCTCCCCCTCCCTGCACTCTGGCCTCGACGTCTTTATCTCGTTCTTCCAGAATCCTCGGCGCTACGAAAAGGGCCTTCTTGAAGCGTCTCTAGCGCTATTTCTTCGTCGTCCTCCTGTTTTGAGACTTCAGGTCGGACGAATACCTGCGCTGGTGACCACCAATAGACCGGATAGCGCCGACGGCCCAGATTATTGATGATAAAGGCCCATCCTTGCATGATGAGGGCAGACGCGAGGACGACGGGTAGATACCGCCAAGACAAGAAAATGACGGAGGGCTCCACTGCAGCGTTGAGCGCAGTGGCCCCCGCCCTGATGCCAAAGTCATAAGGCTTGCACATTTTTAAGTCTGACGAGTGCTCCACTCACGGTGGATGAACCATTCCTAGGACCACCATCGCTAAGAGCGCGGTTGCCATGCAAAGTCCCCCATTGACGAAAGTACTGCCATGAAAGGCAGTATTGTCCAGATAATCTTGGTAACGTGGGTTGAGGACCCAGAGTCTGGTAATAGCAGTCCCAACCAGAGCCGAAACGAATTGCCCGCCTATGAAATTGCGAGGTTGAGCAAGCGGTGACTCGATGACACCAAAAAGGAGGACGGCCGACGCGCCGAAGGACGTAATGATGATAGGGGAGGAGTACACGTCGCGAAAAGCTGTGCTGGTGGACATGATGGCTTCAATGAGAAGGATCCCTCCAAATGCGCCTATCCAACCGAATATCCATATCTCGACTCTCAAAGGGATCTTGACCAACCAGGTGAAGGGCGGGAATGGTAGAGGAGAAGGGGGCTCATCGCCGGGCTGACGGTAGCCTGTGAAACGCCAGGTCCATTGGGGAAGCCGTCTTCGATAATCATCTCGTAGAAGAAAGCGTTCGTAGAGACGGCGGGTGGATGCGGGTTTTCTCGCTTTCTCGTTGTTGGACGCACCGAGCATGCCGTGGGGAGGACTGTAGATTGAGAAGACACAGAGCCAGATAGTCAAGCTTGGAAGG contains the following coding sequences:
- a CDS encoding uncharacterized protein (Similar to TIGR gene model, INSD accession AAW42044.1); this encodes MIYLGRANGDTVSLFELSIILLVAQNLIYTPTLVIHAGKLAPLTLNWGIISGDISTNSAHHLPIDPASRNTRDGNHEIAAKALRGNHGLGERKCTTILYGTTHVLHHCNAKHTLWAGKHVLLEKPVCLEVEELDELIKIVKRMSRFFMGNDAELCELASSSSFTPSRRSSSPVFSQAIKITDLTPFQPLPILAE
- a CDS encoding HPP family protein, putative (Similar to TIGR gene model, INSD accession AAW43742.1); this translates as MIIEDGFPNGPGVSQATVSPAMSPLLLYHSRPSPGAFGGILLIEAIMSTSTAFRDVYSSPIIITSFGASAVLLFGVIESPLAQPRNFIGGQFVSALVGTAITRLWVLNPRYQDYLDNTAFHGSTFVNGGLCMATALLAMVVLGMVHPPAGATALNAAVEPSVIFLSWRYLPVVLASALIMQGWAFIINNLGRRRYPVYWWSPAQVFVRPEVSKQEDDEEIALETLQEGPFRRGSRQYEFYTNSSGQSDITVAGAEGPEIGVPEP